The Deinococcota bacterium genome has a window encoding:
- a CDS encoding 2-isopropylmalate synthase, with amino-acid sequence MAYIKIFDTTLRDGEQSPGATLNTAEKIEIAKQLARLGVDVIEAGFPIASEGDFQAVREIARVVGREAGDKVVIAGLARANAADIERAAHALKDARAPRIHTFIATSPIHMEKKLKLTPDEVIERAVMAVELAKSFVEDVEFSAEDAGRSDPDFLVRVFTEAVKAGATTINIPDTVGYLTPWEYGKLVAHIREQVPGLEHVDISTHCHDDLGCAVINSLAGVRSGATQVECTVNGIGERAGNASLEELVMALTTRKDFWGHEHGINTRELYRSSRLVSMYTGMVVPANKAVVGDNAFSHEAGIHQDGVIKALETYEIMSAETVGRDAGVLVMGKHSGRRAFRKTLSELGYGDFEDDKLDALFKQFKDLCDRKQKVTSEDIRALVDVESARVPETYRLEAVQFQSGTNMTPVATVRLTTDTGTYQEAATGDGPVDAVYKALDRISQVTLRLEHYELRSVGSGKDALGEVTVRMRTDQGLLHGRGLSTDVVEASARAYVDVLNKLAAGVGKAARDVREVATP; translated from the coding sequence ATGGCCTACATCAAGATTTTCGACACCACCTTGCGCGACGGCGAGCAGTCGCCCGGCGCGACCCTGAACACCGCGGAAAAGATCGAGATCGCCAAGCAGCTTGCGCGGCTCGGCGTGGACGTGATCGAGGCGGGTTTTCCCATCGCCTCGGAGGGCGACTTTCAGGCGGTGCGGGAGATTGCTCGCGTGGTCGGCAGGGAGGCCGGGGACAAGGTCGTCATCGCCGGGCTGGCCCGGGCGAATGCGGCCGATATCGAGCGGGCGGCTCATGCGCTCAAAGACGCTCGCGCGCCGCGCATCCACACCTTTATCGCCACCAGCCCCATCCACATGGAGAAAAAGCTGAAGCTCACGCCCGACGAGGTTATAGAGAGGGCGGTGATGGCCGTCGAACTCGCCAAGTCCTTTGTCGAAGACGTCGAGTTTTCCGCCGAGGACGCCGGGCGCAGCGACCCGGATTTTCTGGTGCGCGTCTTCACCGAGGCGGTAAAGGCGGGTGCGACGACCATCAACATCCCCGACACCGTCGGCTACCTGACGCCCTGGGAGTACGGCAAGCTGGTGGCCCATATCCGCGAGCAGGTGCCCGGCCTCGAGCACGTCGATATCAGCACCCACTGCCACGACGACCTCGGCTGCGCGGTTATCAACTCCTTGGCGGGGGTGCGGAGCGGCGCCACCCAGGTCGAGTGCACGGTGAACGGCATCGGCGAGCGGGCGGGCAACGCCTCGCTCGAAGAACTGGTGATGGCCTTGACCACCCGCAAGGACTTCTGGGGCCACGAGCACGGCATCAACACCCGCGAGCTCTACCGCTCGAGCCGGCTGGTCAGCATGTACACCGGCATGGTGGTCCCGGCGAACAAGGCCGTCGTCGGCGACAACGCCTTCTCCCACGAGGCGGGCATCCACCAAGACGGCGTCATCAAGGCGCTCGAGACCTATGAGATCATGAGCGCGGAGACGGTCGGCCGCGACGCGGGCGTCTTGGTGATGGGCAAGCACTCGGGTCGCCGCGCCTTTCGCAAGACGCTCTCGGAGCTGGGCTACGGCGACTTCGAGGACGACAAGCTCGACGCCCTCTTCAAGCAGTTCAAGGACCTCTGCGACCGCAAACAGAAGGTGACCAGCGAGGACATCCGCGCGCTCGTCGACGTCGAGAGCGCGCGCGTGCCCGAGACCTATAGGCTGGAAGCCGTGCAGTTCCAGTCCGGCACCAACATGACCCCCGTCGCCACCGTGCGGCTGACGACCGACACCGGCACTTACCAGGAGGCCGCCACCGGTGACGGCCCGGTAGACGCCGTTTACAAGGCGCTCGACCGCATCAGCCAGGTGACTTTGAGGCTCGAGCACTACGAGCTTCGCAGCGTCGGCTCGGGCAAGGACGCGCTCGGCGAGGTCACCGTGCGCATGCGCACCGACCAGGGCCTGCTGCACGGCCGCGGCCTCTCGACCGACGTGGTCGAAGCCTCGGCCCGGGCCTACGTGGACGTGCTCAACAAGCTGGCGGCGGGCGTGGGCAAGGCGGCCCGCGACGTGCGCGAGGTGGCGACGCCGTAG
- the ilvC gene encoding ketol-acid reductoisomerase, whose product MANIYYDTDAKLEHLEGQTIAVLGYGSQGHAHALNARDSGLQVVVGLREGSASWAEAEGQGLEVMSVAEAAEAGDLIMMLLPDETQGKIYSDQVAPHLTEGKALLFAHGFNITFGQIVAPGGVDVFMIAPKGPGHLVRRTFQEGSGVPALMAIHQDATGTAKERALAYAKAIGAARAGVLETSFKEETETDLFGEQAVLCGGVVELMQAGFETLVEAGYQPEIAYFECVHEMKLIVDLIYEGGFEKMRHSISNTAEYGDYTTGKRIVTAETRAEMKRVLQEIRSGRFAREFLLENQVGQPTLKSNRANAARAQVSEVGARLRKMMPFIAGK is encoded by the coding sequence ATGGCCAACATCTACTACGACACCGACGCCAAGCTCGAGCACCTTGAGGGTCAGACCATCGCCGTCTTGGGCTACGGCTCGCAGGGGCACGCCCACGCCTTGAACGCCAGGGACTCCGGCCTCCAGGTGGTGGTCGGCTTGCGCGAGGGCTCGGCCTCCTGGGCCGAGGCCGAAGGGCAGGGGCTCGAGGTGATGAGCGTCGCCGAGGCCGCCGAGGCCGGCGACCTGATCATGATGCTCTTGCCCGACGAGACGCAGGGCAAGATCTACAGCGATCAGGTCGCCCCGCACCTTACGGAGGGCAAGGCGCTGCTCTTCGCCCACGGCTTCAACATCACCTTCGGTCAGATCGTCGCGCCAGGGGGCGTGGACGTGTTCATGATCGCCCCCAAGGGTCCCGGCCACCTGGTGCGCCGCACCTTCCAGGAGGGCAGCGGCGTGCCGGCCCTGATGGCCATCCACCAGGACGCCACCGGCACCGCCAAGGAGCGGGCGCTCGCTTACGCCAAGGCCATCGGCGCGGCGCGCGCGGGCGTCTTGGAGACCTCTTTCAAAGAGGAGACCGAGACCGACCTCTTCGGCGAGCAGGCGGTCCTCTGCGGCGGCGTGGTCGAGCTCATGCAGGCGGGCTTCGAGACCCTGGTCGAGGCGGGCTATCAGCCGGAGATCGCCTACTTCGAGTGCGTCCACGAGATGAAGCTGATCGTCGACCTCATCTACGAGGGCGGCTTCGAAAAGATGCGCCACTCGATCTCCAACACCGCCGAGTACGGCGACTACACAACCGGCAAGCGCATCGTAACGGCTGAGACGCGCGCCGAGATGAAGCGGGTTCTTCAGGAGATCCGGTCGGGCCGCTTCGCGCGCGAATTCCTGCTCGAGAACCAGGTCGGCCAGCCGACCTTGAAGAGCAACCGCGCCAACGCCGCCCGGGCCCAGGTCAGCGAAGTCGGCGCGCGGCTGCGCAAGATGATGCCCTTTATAGCAGGCAAGTGA
- the ilvN gene encoding acetolactate synthase small subunit, producing the protein MTQPTPSLPPHGGGAVNRHVMSVTVRDKPGVLVRIASLFARRGFNIESLSVAQSELPGISRTTFVVTGQDGTVEQVEKQLHKLIDVLKVIDHSGAAFVDRELMLVKVAIISPEERGEVRQIAQDFRARIVDVHREALIFEVSGDQGKMNAFIESMRPFGIIELIRTGRVALTRSAADPKVTKRALAVRVA; encoded by the coding sequence ATGACCCAGCCCACGCCGTCCTTGCCGCCGCACGGGGGCGGGGCGGTCAACCGCCACGTCATGAGCGTCACCGTCCGGGACAAGCCGGGGGTGCTGGTGCGCATCGCCAGCCTCTTCGCCCGGCGCGGCTTCAACATCGAATCGCTGTCGGTCGCGCAGTCCGAGCTGCCCGGCATCTCGAGGACCACCTTCGTGGTGACCGGCCAGGACGGGACCGTCGAGCAGGTCGAAAAGCAGCTCCACAAGCTCATCGACGTTCTCAAGGTGATCGACCACTCGGGGGCGGCCTTTGTCGACCGTGAGCTGATGCTGGTCAAGGTGGCCATCATTTCACCCGAGGAGAGGGGCGAGGTCCGGCAGATAGCCCAGGACTTCCGGGCGCGCATCGTCGATGTCCACCGCGAGGCGCTCATCTTCGAGGTGAGCGGTGACCAGGGCAAGATGAACGCCTTTATCGAGAGCATGCGCCCTTTCGGCATCATCGAGCTCATCCGCACCGGCCGCGTGGCCCTGACCCGCAGCGCCGCCGACCCCAAGGTGACGAAGAGGGCGCTAGCGGTCAGGGTGGCCTGA